GGTGCGCGGCAGCTGCACCGTCTGGCCGGCTGGCACCGGCTGCCTCGACGGACCAGATTGGGCATCCAAGCCCTGGCAACTGCGGCGCCTGCGCAGCGCTGGCCAGCCTGGTTCGGCGCCGACCCCTCGGCCGGCCTGCACTCAGCGGACCTGCGACCACTCGACTCGACTTTGTCCGAAATCGACACCGGGCTGGGCCCTTTGGACCGGATGCTCGCGCTCGACGTCCACACCTATCTGGCCGACAATCTGCTCATTCGCGGGGACAAGATGACGATGGCGGCATCGGTCGAAGGCCGGATGCCGCTCCTCGATCACCAGCTGGCCGAGTACGCGGCCCGGCTACCTGCCGCTCTCAAGGTCACGCCGAGAAGTACCAAGATCGTCATCCGTGAGATCGCCCGCCGGCGGCTTCCCGCGACACTTCTGTCCCGCAAGAAGATCGGCTTCGCGGTCCCGGTGGCACCGTGGTTCCGAGGGAGTCTCGGAGACGCACTGCAGCGATTGACTTTCGGCCCGCAAGCGCGACCCGACCCACTGGTGGATCCAGAGCGGGTTCGGCGTGCTCTCGCCCTGCACCGGTCCGGTCACTACGACTTCGGGAAAGAACTGTGGAGCGTGCTCACGCTCGATGTCTGGGCAAGGCTATTTCTCGACGGCGCCGAACCCGCGAGCCTCACGTTCGATCGGTGACCCGGTCCTACTGCAACCCACACCTCCCCGCGTATGACCACAGGTCATAGCGGTACTCACGAAAGATGAAATCGAGATTCGGGTACTCCAGCGCCTCCGAGGTCATCTCGACCCGGCTTCTCAAGTCGTTGACGACGGCACATGCCGCAAGAAACGTCGCCTGTTTGATTCGGGAATCCTGGCCCGACAATCGTGCCCAGAGCAGTTGCCCGAACTGGTTCTGCACTTTGTTGAACAGGTTCGCGTCGACCGGCATCGCCAGACGTTCACGTTGTTCGAGCAGGAGGGGAACAAGCCAGTACGCATCCAGCGCAGATTGTCGGCCCACGAGTTTCCGCGTGATTCCGCACGGATTGTCGCGATAGTCGTACACAGACTCGCTCAGCGCCACATAGCGTCCGCACAGCGGAAAGATCACCAGCGCGAAGATCGTGTCCTCGAAGTCCATGCCGTCTGGAAACCGAACCTTCTCGAACAGAGTTCTCCGGATCGCCTTACCCCACGGGTAACCCGAGGTACGCGTCGTACGTTCGTCGAGTCTCGGCTGGCTGCAGGCTTCGTACCGAACGTGTTCGATCACGCCTCCAGCGGTGTCGATGACGTCGTAACCACCCTGGACGATATCGGCCTGCTCGCGTTCCGCCGCGCCCACGAGTAGCTCGACACTGTTCGTCGCGAGCCGATCGTCACTGTCGAGGAACAACAGGTACTTGCCCCGGGCCACGGCGATGGCATGGTTTCTGGCGGTTGCCACCCCTGCGTTCACCGTGCGAATGACGGTGACATCTTTGTGATCCCGATAGCCATCCACGATTGCGGGGGTGCCGTCCCCGGAGCCGTCGTCGACCACCAGAATCTCGTAACGATAGTTCGTGGCTTGAGCCACGGCGGAGTCCAGGCATTCCTTCACGTGCGATTCGGCGTTGTACGCGGGGACGATGATCGACGCATCCAGGTCGTCGGGTCCCGGTACCAGGTCAGGGTGGCACCTCGGTACCGCACGAGGGCGGACTGTCGAAATGCAGCTCTCCGGATCGAGGACGGCTCCGGCGTCCCCCGATCCCCGCATGAACTTCTTGGCGGCGAATCCGGCGGAGAGCAGTGTCTCGTACGCATCCGCGGCGAATGTCGCGGCGAGCTCCGATCTGGTCGATCGGGCGACCCGCCTGAACACCTTGTCCCGCACGTCGCCTGCTCAACAACCAGGCTGCAGGACCGCGCGGGCGTATCCCGCGCTCTGGTAGGCGTACTCGAATGCCCACCTCGGCACGGAGAGCCGGGCCGGGCTGTCCACCATCACGAGGTCACCGCCGAAGCACTGCTCGAGAATGAACCGGGCCCGCGAGATGTGGGGGCGGAAGGTCACCACGATGACGGTGTGCCAACCGTATTGCGCTGCCAACCGGCGCAGCTCCCGCCCTTCGCCCTTGGTGGTGCCCGGATCCGGATCGAAGCACAACACCCTCGGTCCCTCGATCGCGGCCCCGCAGCGATGCATCGTGTCGTCATCGGCATCATCCGGGCTGGACACCACCAGGGTCGGTGCCCATCCTTGTGCCTGAAGCTCACGGCCGTAGGCATACCGCTGCGCCCCATACCCGCCCAGCACGAGAATCGCATCCGCGGTGCGCAATCGATCGATCTGCGGGTGCACGTATACCGGCAGTCCGGCGACGACGATCGCCGCCGGCAGATACGCCAGCGCGGGGAGGGCCCGGGCCATGCCGCGCCACCGGCGGCGCCGCGGTACCAGCTGCGGCGAGGCGGCAGCCCGGGCCGCGCCGCTACAGGCCGTCTGCACTGTCGGCCGCCCGGAAGCCGGTGTGGTAGACGATATCGGTGGAGGTGGTGGGCTTGCGATACATCCCCTCCTTGTAATACACGGCGGCGTCACCAGGTATCAGCGTGCGGACGAAATAGGTATCGGCACCGTTGACGAACGTCTCCCTTATTCCGTTGTGCCATAACCTGATCCAGCCTTTGTCATCCGATGCCGACCAATTTATCTGCATCGTCACGTCATGCCACTGCCCGACGTCGAGCGGGGTGTCGAAGATCGAGAACGTGCCCAACCAGACGCCCGGCGCGGATTGATCCTCGATCGTCAGCGACCAGAAGCCGTTCCGCGAGTCCACCGTCCAACTGATCGGCGGGCTGCCCGCACCACCGTCTTGGTGCCACTGATTGGTCACCCCCCAGCCAAGGTCGCCGTGATTCATCGGGAACGTCTGGTCGAACTTGGTCGAGAATCGATACCAGCGGGTCTGCCCTTCCGAACCGCCGGCATCGGGGGTATCGCCCTGCACCTCGGCGCGTTCTCCACCGCCGAACGGGGGTACGTCCCCGGGACGGACCTCGAAGCGAGCCACCCTCCCCTTGGTGGGATCGTCGACGATGCGCGCCGAATACCCTGGTATGTAGTCTTTTCCGGGACCGTTGTAACCGCGCACCTGCACCGTGGGCCACTGGGCGAAGTCCCCGGTGGCGTAGTCGCCGGTAAACAGCGGCCCCGCCGCGAGTGCATCCGGCGCCGACCACAGTGCCAGCCCGAGGACAACGGACGAAACGAATAAGCGCATGACGCCTCCGTGGGTCGATGGATGAGTCAGGGGCTTGTCTCCCCCGAGGACCCGGTGCCGTCGTTGTCCACCTGGGCAGTAGACGGCTGGCCGACCGGGTCTGCCGGTCCTTGCGTGCTGGTCGCCCCACCGGTTTGGGTTGCGCTCGGCTCGGGCGCCGCAGTGGCAGTGGCCGAAGGCTGGTCCTGCTCGGTCGCGGAACCGCCGGCACTCGACGAGCCGGCCACCGTATCGCCCGGTTCGAACTTGTTGCCCGTCGACATGACGTTCTGTGCTGGCTGTGTCGCGCTGGTCGGTGCGACCGACGGCGGCTCCGGGGCCACCGTCGCCGCCGTGAGTGCCGGCACCTGCTCCGAAACCTGCGGTGACGGCGTCATTTCACTGGTCGGCAATACCATCTCCATGGCGGAGATCGTGGGGGTGATGGGCTCCGGTGGCGCGGGTGCCGGGAGGGGTGGGATCGCGGGTGCTGCCATGAAGGCTGACATGACCGGGGCTGTCGGAGGTTGCGGCACCGGGGCCAACACCACCACCGTCACCGCAGCGGCCGACGGCGCGGCCTCGGGGGCCGGCGGATCAAGACCGTCCTGGGTGCGCATCCGCGCGGCGGTCGTGTGCACGACGAATGCGGCGGCACCGTTGATTTCGATCACCTCGACCTTCCCCGACGGCGCCGGCACCGGGGTCACGACGATCTTGTCCAACTCCGTCGTGACGTCGGAGAGGTCCGAGGTGCCCACGAACACGCCGTCGAGCATCCTGTTCAGGTCCGCCAAATCCGGGTGGCCCATCACCTGCTCCAGCACGGAGTCCGGCATGGCCAACAGGGCTTGGAGTTTCGTCTCCAGCAGCGCTTGTTCCGCATCGGCCGAGTGGAAACTCAACAGCACCAGCAGGGCTTGCAGCTTCGCCCGCACCGGAAGGGGTCCGACATCGACCACCGCACTCGGATAGGACTGCGCCTCCGATTCGTCCGCGGCCGGCTGCCACGACGACAACCCGGCATTCATCAACCTGAATTCGCCTGTCCGCGAGGCATCGAACGTGTCCTCGAGGACCACCCCGCGCATCGTGGTGATACCGGCGGGTGATGCCGAACGATCGGGGAGCTGGATCGCGAGCCCGGACTCGACCGTCGAAGGAAACAGCGCCCACGTCGAGACCCCGACACCGAAGACGAGCAACCCCGCGATCTCCCTGCGACCCGCCGAGCGCGAACGAATGAGTTCTCTTCTGGCTTGCATATGCGATCACCCCTCGGAATCGCCTGAATTGCTTATCTATTCAGGCTAGTTCTCAGTAGACGCCGGTGTCAATGAATCCCGCTGACGCTGAGTACGGACGAATTCCCCACGACACCAATGCTATTCACAGAATAGCGGCACCAAGAAGAGACATCCGAACGGATCCGCTCGATGAATATCGTTCCGTGGCATCGCCTTTTGTCATCCCAACTGAAGTGCACCTCCGCCCCCAGGCTGTGCGCACGGTTCACCCGGCATGGCGCACCTGCCGCACCACGGCCGATAGTTCACGCCACGCCGCGGGTGCGAACAACGCCAGGCCGGCCGCGTAGAGCATCAGGTACCCGACACCCTCGCCCAACAGAACCGCCACACCCGCCAGGAAGCCCCGTTGATCGGAGTGGCTCACCAGGTGCTCGAGAAGGCCGAGCGCGATGGCCGCAGGCGCTGCCACCAGGACCGGCGGCCCCAGTCGGCTGGTCAACTCACCGAAGGTCACCCCAGCCAGAGGCCGGGCGAGCAGCAGGCTGAGCACGCCGGCGACCACGGACGACAACGACAGCGCCAGACCGACTCCTGTCAGCCCGAGGGGCAACAGCGCGAACAGCAGGCAGATCCCCAGTACGCTGGTGAACAGCGTCACCCAGTTGAGTAGGTGGGTCCGGCCCGTCCCCTTGATCGACTCCATTCCGACGGCCATCAGCGCCACCCCCGGCCCGATTCCCGCGAGGGCCACCAGCATCACGCCCGCCCCTCGCCACTTCTCGCCGAGCAGCACCGTCACCCCCGGTTCACCCGCAGCGATGACGAAACCCGCCACCGGGACCATCAGGCCCCACAACAGCCCGAGGGCACGCAGGAACGCCGACCGGAACCGCTCGGGATCTCCGGCCAACCGGGAGAAGGCCGGGAACAACACATATGAGCCGGCGTCGATGACGGCCGTCTCCGGCAGCGATCCGAGTCGCCGGCCGTAGCGGTAGTACCCGAGCGCGGTAGCGCTCAGCGCGCCGCCGACCACCGCCGTCTCCAACAGGTCGCGGGCCCGATTGACGACGGTCCAGACCACCAGGGGCAGGGAGAACCTGGCCAGTTCCCGCCACAGCGCGAACGACGGCTTACCGCCGTCCGCACCTGGGCGCCAGCCGGCCAGCGTCCACGCGGTGACCAGCCACGCCACCGTCGAGCAGTAGGTTCCGATGACCAGCCCCCACACCCCGAAACCGTTGATGCACAGAATGATCGACGTGCCGGCGAAAGTCAGCGCCACGACGGGACGGACGATCAGCCGTTCCCGGAAGTCGAAGCGGCGCTGCATGAGCGCGTCCGGCACATAGGTGAGCGCGTGCAGGACGATCGTTCCCGCCGACACCGCGGCGATCGCCCCCACGATGTCACTGGAGAAGATCCACGCGATCAGAGGGGCACTCGCCAAGGCCACCGCCGCCCAACCCACGCCGGCGAGCAGCGTCGCCCAGAAGACGGTGGTGGCGACATCGGCGATCCGGCCTTCGCGCTGCACCAGCGCGTTGGACATACCGGCCTCGGCGAACGTGGTGAGGAAGCCTGACAGCACCGTGCCGGCGGCGAACCACCCGACCTCGGCCGGTGCGAGCAGTCGCGCCAGCACCAGGGTCTGCACCAGCGATACCAACTGGGTGAAGACCAGCATCCCGGTCGCGATGGCGGCTCCGCGACGCAGTGTGCCCGACAGTGGACCCACCGATGAGCCCGGCACGCCCGCCACGGGTGCGCCGGTGTCCGCGCCGGCCGGGCTAGGCACTCTCCCCCTGTCCGGCAACGACTGTCGTGCTTGCCTCGGGCTCCCCGAACAGGGCCTGCCACGGACGACCGGTGACGTGCCAGGGATAGTGCTCGTGCAGCAATGCGTTGGCATTCGCGCGCAACCTCAGCCGTCGGGTCGGATCATCGAGCAGACCCAGCACCGCGGTCACGAACTCGGCACCGCCGTCCGCGACGACCAGGTGTTCGCGGTGGCGCACACCGGGCAGCGCTTCGACGCCACGTGCCGTCGACACGACCGCGATCCCCAGCCCGAATGCCTCCAGCACCTTGTTCTTGAGCCCACTCCCGGTCTGCATCGGATTGACCATCACCGGATACCGGGACGCTTCCGCGCGCAGATCGGCCACGAAACCCGTCACCCGGACCAGTGGCTCCCGTTCGGCCAGCGCGGCCAGCCACGCCGGCGCGTTTCGGCCCATCACCGCGACCTCCACCCCGGCGGCTCGCAGCGCGGGAAACCACACCTCGTCGAAGAAGTAGCTCAGCGCGTGTGCGTTCGGCTCGAAATCCAGGTTGCCCCAGAACACCACCCCCCGCCGCTGCGCCGGTGGGGGCATGGGTGCGAGGAAGGCGTCGTCGACACCGTTGGGCACCGTGAACACGTTGGCTGCGGTACCGCTGCGCTTGACGATCTCGGCGGTGTCCACGTCACCCACCGTGGTCACCGCGTCGAACAGCGCGGGCAGCCGGGCTTCGGTGCGACGGGCCCGGTACAGGTCGAGGGCGTCTCGCCAGTTGCGGCCACCACGAAAGCCACCCGCGTGTGCGAAGGCACGGCTCTGTGTCAGCGCGGTGCTGTCACAGACGTCGAGCACCATCGAGCAGGACGGAATATCGCGCACCAGTTCGACGAGGCTCTCGCCGAATACGATCACCCGGCGGACGTCGCGTTCGGCCACCACGGCCGACAGCAGGCGGCGCGTAGCGGCGGCCTCGCGCGGCCTGCTCATGCGTAGGTAGCGCTGATTGTCCAGCCGCAGGTGCCTGCGCAGAGCCTGCGACCCGGTGAGAATCGGCGGGCACTCGGTCACGCTGGCGAACAATGCCGAGTTGTCCATCGTGGGTGTGCGGGCCGGCAGCGGGTAATGCGGTGCGACCACCAGGTGCCGCTCGTCGGGAACCAGCGCGCACAGCTGTGCCACCCGCAGGTCGTAGCCGCTGTGCAGCGTGTCCACCCGCGTCGAGGCAAGCACCAGGGTTGTCACGACGACCTACCTCGCTCCCGCCGAGGGCAGCTGCGCGGGGTTCCGGGCCTGTTCCTCGACGAAGCCGGCGAGCGTGCCGATCGTCTCGAACACCTCACCCCTGAAGTCCTCGTCGTCGATCTCGAACCCGAACTCCCGTTCCAGCGCAACGGCCAACGCGACCACGGCCATCGAATCGAGT
This genomic stretch from Mycolicibacterium fluoranthenivorans harbors:
- a CDS encoding acyl carrier protein, which gives rise to MEYSSATLDSVTAVIVSTLGIQDRADTLTASTPLFGGMPELDSMAVVALAVALEREFGFEIDDEDFRGEVFETIGTLAGFVEEQARNPAQLPSAGAR
- a CDS encoding YdcF family protein, with translation MARALPALAYLPAAIVVAGLPVYVHPQIDRLRTADAILVLGGYGAQRYAYGRELQAQGWAPTLVVSSPDDADDDTMHRCGAAIEGPRVLCFDPDPGTTKGEGRELRRLAAQYGWHTVIVVTFRPHISRARFILEQCFGGDLVMVDSPARLSVPRWAFEYAYQSAGYARAVLQPGC
- a CDS encoding polysaccharide lyase, whose product is MRLFVSSVVLGLALWSAPDALAAGPLFTGDYATGDFAQWPTVQVRGYNGPGKDYIPGYSARIVDDPTKGRVARFEVRPGDVPPFGGGERAEVQGDTPDAGGSEGQTRWYRFSTKFDQTFPMNHGDLGWGVTNQWHQDGGAGSPPISWTVDSRNGFWSLTIEDQSAPGVWLGTFSIFDTPLDVGQWHDVTMQINWSASDDKGWIRLWHNGIRETFVNGADTYFVRTLIPGDAAVYYKEGMYRKPTTSTDIVYHTGFRAADSADGL
- a CDS encoding lipopolysaccharide biosynthesis protein — its product is MPSPAGADTGAPVAGVPGSSVGPLSGTLRRGAAIATGMLVFTQLVSLVQTLVLARLLAPAEVGWFAAGTVLSGFLTTFAEAGMSNALVQREGRIADVATTVFWATLLAGVGWAAVALASAPLIAWIFSSDIVGAIAAVSAGTIVLHALTYVPDALMQRRFDFRERLIVRPVVALTFAGTSIILCINGFGVWGLVIGTYCSTVAWLVTAWTLAGWRPGADGGKPSFALWRELARFSLPLVVWTVVNRARDLLETAVVGGALSATALGYYRYGRRLGSLPETAVIDAGSYVLFPAFSRLAGDPERFRSAFLRALGLLWGLMVPVAGFVIAAGEPGVTVLLGEKWRGAGVMLVALAGIGPGVALMAVGMESIKGTGRTHLLNWVTLFTSVLGICLLFALLPLGLTGVGLALSLSSVVAGVLSLLLARPLAGVTFGELTSRLGPPVLVAAPAAIALGLLEHLVSHSDQRGFLAGVAVLLGEGVGYLMLYAAGLALFAPAAWRELSAVVRQVRHAG
- a CDS encoding glycosyltransferase family 2 protein; the encoded protein is MRDKVFRRVARSTRSELAATFAADAYETLLSAGFAAKKFMRGSGDAGAVLDPESCISTVRPRAVPRCHPDLVPGPDDLDASIIVPAYNAESHVKECLDSAVAQATNYRYEILVVDDGSGDGTPAIVDGYRDHKDVTVIRTVNAGVATARNHAIAVARGKYLLFLDSDDRLATNSVELLVGAAEREQADIVQGGYDVIDTAGGVIEHVRYEACSQPRLDERTTRTSGYPWGKAIRRTLFEKVRFPDGMDFEDTIFALVIFPLCGRYVALSESVYDYRDNPCGITRKLVGRQSALDAYWLVPLLLEQRERLAMPVDANLFNKVQNQFGQLLWARLSGQDSRIKQATFLAACAVVNDLRSRVEMTSEALEYPNLDFIFREYRYDLWSYAGRCGLQ
- a CDS encoding glycosyltransferase, with product MTTLVLASTRVDTLHSGYDLRVAQLCALVPDERHLVVAPHYPLPARTPTMDNSALFASVTECPPILTGSQALRRHLRLDNQRYLRMSRPREAAATRRLLSAVVAERDVRRVIVFGESLVELVRDIPSCSMVLDVCDSTALTQSRAFAHAGGFRGGRNWRDALDLYRARRTEARLPALFDAVTTVGDVDTAEIVKRSGTAANVFTVPNGVDDAFLAPMPPPAQRRGVVFWGNLDFEPNAHALSYFFDEVWFPALRAAGVEVAVMGRNAPAWLAALAEREPLVRVTGFVADLRAEASRYPVMVNPMQTGSGLKNKVLEAFGLGIAVVSTARGVEALPGVRHREHLVVADGGAEFVTAVLGLLDDPTRRLRLRANANALLHEHYPWHVTGRPWQALFGEPEASTTVVAGQGESA